Proteins encoded together in one Luteimonas fraxinea window:
- a CDS encoding CDP-alcohol phosphatidyltransferase family protein, with protein sequence MSRPRHFSMLRDFQLADWFTLGNAFCGTGAVFAAMRYLQDGSVRDLLVGMALIPLAFIFDALDGRIARWRKVASTLGRELDSLADVISFGVAPAALAYACGMQGGWDVLVLAGFVCCGVSRLARYNVTAETLSQGSDKVKFFEGTPIPSSLLLVVLLAVAAWQGSIGEALWLGEVRLGPWLLHPLVLVFAASGAMMVSKTLRIPKF encoded by the coding sequence ATGTCCCGACCCCGCCACTTCTCGATGCTCCGCGACTTCCAGCTGGCCGACTGGTTCACGCTGGGAAACGCCTTCTGCGGTACCGGCGCGGTGTTCGCGGCGATGCGCTATCTGCAGGACGGGAGCGTGCGCGATCTGCTGGTCGGCATGGCGCTGATCCCGTTGGCTTTCATCTTCGATGCGCTCGATGGCCGCATCGCGCGCTGGCGCAAGGTCGCGTCCACGCTGGGCCGGGAGCTCGATTCGCTGGCCGACGTTATCTCCTTCGGTGTGGCGCCGGCCGCGCTGGCCTACGCCTGCGGCATGCAGGGCGGCTGGGATGTGCTCGTGCTCGCCGGCTTCGTCTGCTGCGGCGTCAGCCGCCTCGCGCGCTACAACGTGACCGCCGAGACCCTGTCGCAGGGCAGTGACAAGGTGAAGTTCTTCGAGGGCACGCCGATTCCGTCGAGCCTGCTGCTGGTGGTTCTGCTCGCGGTCGCCGCCTGGCAGGGCAGCATCGGCGAGGCGCTGTGGCTGGGCGAAGTGCGTCTCGGACCGTGGCTGCTGCATCCGCTGGTGCTGGTGTTCGCCGCGTCCGGCGCGATGATGGTGAGCAAGACGCTGCGCATTCCCAAGTTCTGA
- a CDS encoding Arc family DNA binding domain-containing protein, which yields MSDKKAYPLRINAAILAAVQRWADDDLRSANAQIEFLLRDALRRAGRIAPASESEVSKDTGHE from the coding sequence GTGAGCGACAAGAAGGCCTATCCACTGCGCATCAATGCCGCGATCCTCGCGGCCGTGCAGCGCTGGGCCGACGACGATCTGCGCAGTGCGAACGCGCAGATCGAATTCCTGCTGCGCGATGCGCTGCGACGCGCGGGCCGTATCGCGCCGGCATCCGAATCCGAAGTTTCGAAGGACACAGGTCATGAGTGA
- a CDS encoding DUF4177 domain-containing protein — MSERWQYKVEEIKVSLLGGIKPTDIEARLQSLGLQGWELVNAVYAAPVGPTLLFLKRRA, encoded by the coding sequence ATGAGTGAGCGCTGGCAGTACAAGGTCGAGGAAATCAAGGTGAGCCTGCTGGGCGGGATCAAGCCGACGGACATCGAGGCGCGCCTGCAGTCGCTGGGACTGCAGGGCTGGGAACTGGTCAACGCCGTGTACGCCGCACCGGTCGGCCCTACCCTGCTGTTTCTCAAGCGACGCGCATGA
- a CDS encoding DUF423 domain-containing protein: MGIGSGRNARHMGGLVAAGALLAGVSVGLSAYAAHAVDGDARTALQTAAVFAFGHGIALVLLGRAVRGTIELASLVALLIGTLLFAGALVSRHLFGGPSFFAPWGGMLTMLGWLLQAVAALRR, encoded by the coding sequence ATGGGAATCGGATCCGGACGCAATGCGCGGCACATGGGCGGACTGGTCGCGGCCGGCGCGCTGCTGGCGGGTGTGTCCGTCGGACTGTCGGCCTACGCCGCACACGCCGTCGACGGCGATGCGCGCACCGCGCTGCAGACCGCGGCGGTATTCGCCTTCGGCCACGGCATCGCGCTCGTGCTGCTGGGTCGCGCGGTGCGCGGCACGATCGAGCTGGCCTCTCTCGTCGCGTTGCTGATCGGTACGCTGCTGTTCGCCGGCGCGCTGGTGTCGCGGCACCTGTTCGGCGGACCGTCGTTCTTCGCGCCCTGGGGCGGCATGCTGACGATGCTCGGCTGGCTGCTGCAGGCTGTGGCCGCACTGCGGCGCTGA
- a CDS encoding GNAT family N-acetyltransferase produces the protein MSIVVRDVHAHELDSILELNNAAGPSILPLDAARLRHLHDTAEYFRVAERDGAMVGFLIGFGAGSGHDSSNFRWFESHYPDFFYIDRVVVASRRRGGGVGRAFYADVQSYSEVRHPLLTCEVFLEHDNDPVRLFHGSFGFREVGQHVMPGTDIRASMLVKDLCSYAWVRETYGGTLPDEPWLGRPRVPARNTEETKA, from the coding sequence ATGTCGATCGTCGTCCGCGACGTGCATGCGCACGAGCTGGATTCCATCCTCGAACTCAACAATGCCGCCGGTCCCTCGATCCTGCCGCTGGATGCGGCCCGTCTTCGCCATCTGCACGACACCGCGGAGTATTTCCGGGTCGCCGAGCGCGACGGGGCGATGGTCGGTTTCCTGATCGGCTTCGGCGCCGGCAGCGGTCACGACAGCAGCAATTTCCGCTGGTTCGAATCGCACTACCCCGATTTCTTCTATATCGATCGCGTCGTGGTCGCCAGCCGCCGTCGCGGCGGCGGTGTCGGCCGCGCGTTCTACGCCGATGTGCAGAGCTATTCCGAGGTGCGCCACCCGCTGCTGACCTGCGAAGTGTTCCTCGAACACGACAACGATCCGGTGCGCCTGTTCCACGGCAGCTTCGGGTTCCGCGAGGTGGGCCAGCACGTGATGCCGGGCACCGACATCCGCGCGTCGATGCTGGTCAAGGACCTGTGCAGCTATGCCTGGGTGCGCGAGACCTACGGCGGCACCCTGCCCGACGAACCCTGGCTGGGCCGCCCCCGCGTGCCTGCCCGCAACACCGAGGAGACGAAAGCCTGA
- the minC gene encoding septum site-determining protein MinC: protein MASRPAPAADFEPAGELKIGQVGIANLRVRTLDVARLAEEMRSRVTRAPKLFDRAAVILDFGGLAELPDTTTAQALIDALRDAGALPVALAWGSPANASLAESLDLPVLSKFRAQYENADAVPAPAPSRAAPEPAAPPPAAKAAPAAAAVEPGLVQAGSVRSGQQLYAQNRDLTVLSSVGAGAEVIADGSIHIYGPLRGRALAGAQGSATARIFCRSFHAELVAVAGHYKVLDDIPRELHGKAVQVWLEHDELKIAALE, encoded by the coding sequence ATGGCGTCCCGCCCCGCCCCCGCCGCCGATTTCGAACCGGCCGGCGAACTGAAGATCGGCCAGGTCGGCATTGCCAACCTGCGTGTGCGCACGCTCGACGTCGCGCGTCTGGCCGAGGAAATGCGCAGCCGAGTGACGCGCGCGCCCAAGCTCTTCGACCGCGCCGCGGTGATCCTGGATTTCGGCGGTCTGGCCGAACTGCCCGACACGACCACGGCGCAGGCGCTGATCGACGCGCTGCGTGACGCCGGCGCGCTGCCGGTCGCACTGGCCTGGGGCAGCCCGGCCAATGCCTCACTCGCCGAATCGCTGGACCTGCCGGTGCTGTCCAAGTTCCGCGCCCAGTACGAGAACGCCGACGCGGTACCCGCGCCTGCGCCCTCGCGCGCGGCGCCGGAGCCGGCCGCGCCGCCGCCGGCCGCGAAGGCCGCCCCTGCCGCCGCAGCGGTCGAGCCGGGTCTGGTGCAGGCGGGTTCGGTGCGTTCGGGCCAGCAGCTCTACGCCCAGAATCGCGACCTGACCGTGCTGTCCTCGGTCGGCGCCGGCGCCGAAGTCATTGCCGACGGTTCTATCCATATTTACGGCCCGTTGCGCGGCCGTGCACTGGCAGGCGCACAGGGCAGCGCGACTGCGCGTATCTTCTGCCGCAGTTTCCACGCCGAGCTGGTCGCAGTAGCGGGCCACTACAAGGTGTTGGACGATATTCCCCGCGAACTCCATGGCAAGGCCGTCCAGGTCTGGCTGGAGCATGACGAATTGAAGATCGCCGCACTCGAGTGA
- a CDS encoding M15 family metallopeptidase, with product MHPHPSSRLLLNTLAMELWPARLLRARSNRDARVLSRATQVLRRKRDGAYLAAVLPEGVIGLMPRWQREAGIDDALDLIDASTSHATHAATPDLPLSQVEARLEALGLDADDYAARTGLELVAEPAWLAFAGVDRYRRPLWLESNTARAWHALHAAAAREGVALDAVSGYRSHDYQLGIFDRKRARGLSLDAILAVNAAPGYSEHHAGSALDISAPGEPSAEESFESTAAFEWLTRHAADHGFTMSYPRDNPHGIVYEPWHWRYRSAAD from the coding sequence ATGCATCCCCATCCATCGTCCCGCCTCCTGCTCAACACACTCGCCATGGAACTCTGGCCCGCGCGCCTGCTGCGGGCGCGCAGCAATCGTGATGCGCGGGTGCTGTCGCGTGCGACGCAGGTGCTGCGGCGCAAACGTGATGGCGCGTATCTCGCAGCGGTGCTGCCTGAAGGCGTGATCGGGCTGATGCCGCGCTGGCAACGCGAGGCCGGCATCGATGATGCGCTGGACCTGATCGATGCGAGTACGTCGCATGCGACGCACGCGGCGACGCCCGATCTGCCGCTGTCGCAGGTCGAGGCCCGGCTCGAAGCATTGGGTCTGGACGCCGACGACTACGCCGCGCGCACCGGACTCGAGCTCGTCGCCGAGCCTGCCTGGCTGGCGTTCGCCGGTGTCGACCGCTATCGCCGGCCCTTGTGGCTGGAGTCGAACACAGCGCGCGCCTGGCACGCGCTGCATGCAGCAGCCGCACGTGAGGGCGTCGCGCTGGATGCGGTCTCCGGCTATCGCAGCCACGATTACCAGCTGGGCATCTTCGATCGCAAACGCGCGCGCGGCCTGTCGCTCGACGCGATCCTCGCCGTCAATGCGGCACCCGGTTACAGCGAACACCACGCCGGCAGCGCGCTGGATATCAGTGCGCCGGGTGAGCCGTCTGCCGAAGAATCTTTCGAGAGCACGGCGGCATTCGAGTGGCTCACGCGCCACGCCGCCGACCATGGTTTCACGATGAGCTATCCGCGCGACAACCCGCACGGCATCGTCTACGAACCCTGGCACTGGCGGTACCGGTCCGCCGCCGACTGA
- a CDS encoding response regulator — protein sequence MIRVCLVDDQTLVRQGIRSLLALDGGIEVIAEASDGRQAVETIPECKPDVVLMDMRMPAMSGLEAIQALSRAGTLPPTIILTTFDDDQLVLAGLKAGAKGYLLKDVSLDQLVGAIRTVAGGGSLVQPAVTQRLLTGLEQMRNEFVSLDKPDPLTDRETEILRLMAGGFSNKEIANSLGVAEGTIKNHVSNILSKLGVRDRTRAVLKAFELQLV from the coding sequence ATGATCCGAGTCTGCCTGGTCGACGACCAGACCCTGGTGCGCCAGGGCATCCGCTCGTTGCTCGCGCTCGATGGCGGCATCGAAGTGATCGCCGAGGCCTCCGACGGCCGTCAAGCGGTCGAGACGATTCCCGAGTGCAAGCCCGATGTCGTGCTGATGGACATGCGCATGCCGGCGATGTCCGGACTCGAAGCCATCCAGGCCCTGTCGCGCGCGGGCACGCTGCCGCCGACGATCATCCTGACCACCTTCGACGACGACCAGCTGGTGCTGGCCGGACTCAAGGCCGGCGCCAAGGGCTATCTGCTCAAGGATGTGTCGCTGGACCAGCTGGTCGGCGCGATCCGCACCGTCGCCGGTGGCGGTTCGCTGGTGCAGCCGGCGGTGACCCAACGCCTGCTGACGGGCCTGGAGCAGATGCGCAACGAGTTCGTCAGTCTCGACAAGCCGGACCCGCTGACCGATCGCGAGACCGAGATCCTGCGCCTGATGGCCGGCGGCTTCTCCAACAAGGAAATCGCCAATTCGCTGGGCGTGGCCGAAGGCACGATCAAGAATCACGTGTCGAACATCCTGTCCAAGCTCGGCGTGCGCGACCGCACACGCGCCGTGCTCAAGGCGTTCGAACTGCAACTGGTCTGA
- the phaE gene encoding class III poly(R)-hydroxyalkanoic acid synthase subunit PhaE has product MFNMGQGPDAQVADLERLARRYWDAWRDALQRTMPGNDWNPMGAAPAGAGAPPWGDPSQWFKGAAQPSDAGTDALRHLQSMAGPWLEQVQRVAAGFVGREASPEAITAAWREAMGGNPVGKMFGSLQGPGIEGWDTWLQRLKPWLDAAGASQVMGGGGRDAFSLPTFGLTREHQERWQQLGRAFADHQRSQQDYQTLLTQASTAAFGIFERKLAARDPATPIETPRALFDLWIDAAEEAYADVALSPAFRKAYADMVGGQMRLRQAVQREVEQACRVLDLPTRTELDGAHRKIADLERALRRVRDRLDAVDGAGAHATATSTASPRRPAGATRVVTSTPDPGSSKPRVAAEDAAPAQPAAKRAVTKRAPAKKSAVKKVAVKKTAVKKVAAKKATAKRAVTKAPAKKVAPAKKAVAKKTPAKTAVSKPAPAAKSRSAANTRGRSPAAATKKSARSTRSARRTTPAPATPARASRKTARSPTRVASLPNLGFISPIPIAPEPLQGKGGKPRKGKR; this is encoded by the coding sequence ATGTTCAACATGGGACAGGGACCGGACGCGCAGGTCGCGGATCTGGAGCGCCTCGCGCGCCGCTACTGGGATGCGTGGCGCGACGCCTTGCAGCGCACGATGCCGGGCAATGACTGGAATCCGATGGGTGCCGCGCCAGCGGGCGCAGGTGCGCCGCCGTGGGGCGATCCGTCGCAGTGGTTCAAGGGCGCCGCACAGCCGTCCGATGCCGGCACCGATGCACTGCGTCACCTGCAGTCGATGGCGGGGCCTTGGCTCGAACAGGTGCAGCGCGTCGCTGCGGGATTCGTGGGCCGCGAGGCATCGCCCGAGGCGATCACCGCCGCCTGGCGCGAAGCGATGGGCGGCAATCCGGTCGGCAAGATGTTCGGCAGTCTGCAAGGGCCGGGCATCGAAGGTTGGGATACGTGGCTGCAGCGGCTCAAGCCCTGGCTCGACGCGGCAGGCGCAAGCCAGGTGATGGGCGGCGGTGGACGCGATGCGTTCTCGCTGCCGACATTCGGCCTGACGCGCGAACACCAGGAACGCTGGCAGCAGCTCGGCCGTGCGTTCGCCGACCACCAGCGCAGCCAGCAGGATTACCAGACGCTGTTGACGCAGGCCTCGACGGCCGCGTTCGGTATCTTCGAACGCAAGCTCGCTGCGCGTGATCCGGCGACGCCGATCGAAACGCCGCGCGCGCTGTTCGATCTGTGGATCGACGCCGCTGAAGAGGCGTATGCCGACGTTGCGCTGTCGCCGGCGTTCCGCAAGGCCTATGCCGACATGGTCGGCGGCCAGATGCGTCTGCGTCAGGCTGTGCAGCGCGAAGTCGAACAGGCCTGCCGCGTGCTCGACCTGCCGACGCGCACCGAGCTCGATGGCGCGCATCGCAAGATCGCCGATCTCGAACGCGCGCTGCGCCGCGTGCGGGATCGCCTCGATGCTGTCGATGGCGCGGGTGCGCATGCAACCGCCACCTCGACCGCATCGCCGCGTCGTCCCGCTGGGGCGACGCGTGTCGTGACGTCGACGCCCGATCCGGGTTCGTCCAAGCCACGTGTTGCGGCAGAGGACGCAGCGCCGGCGCAACCGGCTGCGAAGCGGGCTGTCACGAAACGGGCGCCTGCGAAGAAGTCTGCGGTGAAGAAGGTTGCGGTCAAGAAGACCGCAGTTAAAAAAGTCGCCGCGAAGAAGGCCACGGCCAAGCGCGCCGTCACGAAAGCACCTGCGAAGAAAGTCGCGCCGGCGAAGAAGGCTGTCGCAAAGAAAACACCTGCGAAGACGGCCGTCTCGAAGCCCGCGCCGGCAGCGAAGTCGCGTTCGGCAGCCAACACCCGCGGTCGCAGTCCTGCCGCGGCCACGAAAAAATCCGCGCGCAGCACGCGATCCGCCCGTCGCACGACGCCGGCACCTGCCACGCCGGCGCGCGCGTCGCGCAAGACGGCGCGGTCGCCGACACGCGTCGCCAGCCTGCCCAACCTCGGCTTCATCTCGCCGATTCCAATCGCGCCCGAGCCGTTGCAGGGCAAGGGCGGCAAGCCGCGTAAAGGGAAGCGCTGA
- a CDS encoding CPBP family glutamic-type intramembrane protease: protein MSAALATPRPRQDLRIAVLLAAAAAVATLAVIPYLLQMDPARMTGGGAIALPALIAIQAMSMFILCALLAWSGLRMGHRVGLGAPLLQHWVSRHGDARIRDRKPWQTIGLGVAVAIAILVLSRVFDPLLLPTTEIRMTDIAGARSALYGLMGSFYGGIVEELQLRLFLMTLIAWAATWLLRRRAGFDGTLSPRVAWAAILIAALLFGLGHLPAASMVWGLDAGVVVRTLLLNGIGGVVFGWLYWKRGFEMAVLSHFAADLVLHALVPLLLPQGVL from the coding sequence ATGAGCGCAGCCCTCGCCACGCCGCGTCCGCGGCAGGACCTGCGCATCGCGGTCCTGCTCGCCGCTGCCGCTGCAGTCGCCACGCTCGCGGTCATTCCCTACCTGCTGCAGATGGATCCTGCGCGCATGACCGGCGGCGGCGCGATCGCGCTGCCGGCGCTGATCGCGATCCAGGCGATGTCGATGTTCATCCTGTGCGCGCTGCTCGCGTGGAGCGGTCTGCGCATGGGGCACCGCGTCGGACTCGGCGCGCCATTGCTGCAGCACTGGGTCAGCCGGCATGGCGACGCGCGGATCCGCGATCGCAAGCCGTGGCAGACGATCGGCCTGGGCGTTGCGGTCGCGATCGCGATCCTCGTGCTGTCGCGCGTGTTCGATCCGCTGCTGTTGCCGACGACGGAGATCCGGATGACCGACATCGCAGGCGCGCGCAGTGCGCTGTACGGTCTGATGGGATCGTTCTATGGCGGCATCGTCGAAGAACTGCAGCTGCGCCTGTTCCTGATGACGCTGATCGCGTGGGCCGCAACATGGTTGCTGCGCAGGCGCGCCGGCTTCGACGGCACGCTGTCGCCGCGCGTCGCATGGGCCGCGATCCTGATCGCCGCGCTGCTGTTCGGACTCGGCCATCTGCCGGCGGCATCGATGGTCTGGGGCCTCGACGCGGGCGTCGTCGTGCGCACGCTGTTGCTCAACGGCATCGGTGGCGTCGTGTTCGGCTGGCTGTACTGGAAGCGCGGTTTCGAAATGGCCGTGCTCTCGCATTTCGCCGCCGATCTGGTGCTGCATGCACTTGTGCCGCTGCTGCTGCCGCAGGGCGTGCTCTAG
- a CDS encoding SPFH domain-containing protein, with protein MQENPIRSLPGIPVLLVQLVVLALCAWTLTGTGGVLPVVAIVVALATAFTLIGHYMIEPNQAAVLSLFGKYVGTVKDAGLRWNNPFFTKKKVSLRVRNFESGRLKVNELEGSPIEIAAVIVWRVVDSAEAVFNVDDYESFVHIQSEAALRAMATSYPYDQHEDDQISLRSHPTEISDRLKEHLDERLTAAGVDVLDARISHLAYAPEIAHAMLQRQQANAVIAARTRIVAGAVGMVEMALMELQKSGVVTLDEERKAAMVSNLLVVLCGDRGTQPIINTGSLY; from the coding sequence ATGCAAGAGAACCCGATCCGCTCCCTGCCCGGCATCCCGGTCCTGCTGGTCCAGCTGGTGGTCCTCGCCCTGTGCGCGTGGACGCTGACGGGCACCGGCGGGGTGCTGCCGGTCGTCGCGATCGTCGTCGCCCTGGCGACCGCGTTCACCCTGATCGGCCACTACATGATCGAGCCAAACCAGGCGGCTGTGCTGAGCCTGTTCGGCAAGTACGTCGGCACGGTCAAGGACGCCGGCCTGCGCTGGAACAACCCGTTCTTCACCAAGAAGAAAGTCTCGCTGCGCGTGCGCAACTTCGAGAGCGGCCGGCTCAAGGTCAACGAACTCGAAGGCAGCCCGATCGAAATCGCCGCGGTCATCGTCTGGCGCGTCGTCGATTCGGCCGAGGCCGTGTTCAACGTCGACGATTACGAGAGCTTCGTGCACATCCAGTCCGAAGCGGCGCTGCGCGCGATGGCGACGAGCTATCCCTACGACCAGCACGAGGACGACCAGATCTCGCTGCGCAGCCATCCCACCGAGATTTCCGATCGCCTCAAGGAACACCTCGACGAGCGCTTGACCGCGGCTGGCGTCGACGTGCTCGACGCGCGCATCAGCCATCTCGCCTACGCACCGGAAATCGCCCACGCGATGCTGCAGCGCCAGCAGGCGAACGCAGTCATCGCCGCGCGTACGCGCATCGTCGCTGGCGCGGTCGGCATGGTCGAAATGGCGCTGATGGAGTTGCAGAAGAGCGGCGTCGTCACGCTGGACGAAGAGCGCAAGGCGGCGATGGTCAGCAACCTGCTGGTCGTGTTGTGCGGCGATCGCGGCACCCAGCCGATCATCAACACGGGCTCGCTGTACTGA
- the phaC gene encoding class III poly(R)-hydroxyalkanoic acid synthase subunit PhaC, protein MAGPLHITPDRIADEAARVQQKLGAGLRTLREVGDFDYGATTKQEVWRDGKVVLYRFIGEKAPTARVPLLIAYALVNRPYMVDLQHNRSIVKGLLERGEDVYILDWGYPDRSDRFLMLEDYIERFLGGAVDHLRRSAGLDAINLLGICQGGTFALSYAALHPERVRNLITMVTPVDFHTDDNMLAHWTRDLDVDLFVDTLGNVPADMMNACYLTLKPWRLLVQKYVGVVDILDDAPALEDFLRMEKWIFDSPDQAGETFRQYIKQFYQGNGFVNGGIVIGDREVHLGLVEMPVLNIFAEQDHLVPPDASRALHGLVGTQDYSELSFRGGHIGIYVSGRAQTQVPSAIHDWLAQRA, encoded by the coding sequence ATGGCCGGACCACTGCACATCACGCCCGATCGCATCGCCGACGAAGCCGCACGCGTCCAGCAGAAGCTGGGCGCTGGTCTGCGCACGCTGCGCGAGGTCGGCGACTTTGATTACGGCGCGACGACCAAGCAGGAAGTCTGGCGCGACGGCAAGGTCGTGCTGTACCGCTTCATCGGCGAGAAGGCGCCGACCGCGCGCGTGCCGCTGCTGATCGCCTACGCGCTGGTCAACCGGCCGTATATGGTCGATCTGCAGCACAACCGTTCGATCGTGAAGGGTCTGCTGGAGCGCGGCGAGGATGTCTACATCCTCGACTGGGGCTACCCGGACCGCTCCGATCGCTTCCTGATGCTCGAGGACTACATCGAACGGTTCCTCGGTGGCGCTGTGGATCATCTGCGTCGCAGCGCCGGACTCGATGCCATCAACCTGCTGGGCATCTGCCAGGGCGGCACCTTCGCGCTGAGCTACGCCGCGCTGCATCCCGAGCGTGTGCGCAATCTGATCACGATGGTCACGCCGGTGGATTTCCACACCGACGACAACATGCTCGCGCACTGGACGCGCGATCTCGATGTCGATCTGTTCGTCGACACGCTCGGCAACGTGCCGGCCGACATGATGAACGCGTGCTACCTCACGCTGAAGCCGTGGCGCCTGCTGGTGCAGAAGTACGTGGGTGTGGTCGACATCCTCGACGATGCGCCGGCGCTGGAAGATTTCCTGCGCATGGAAAAGTGGATCTTCGATTCGCCCGACCAGGCCGGCGAGACCTTCCGCCAGTACATCAAGCAGTTCTACCAGGGCAACGGATTCGTCAACGGCGGCATCGTCATCGGCGATCGCGAAGTGCATCTGGGGCTGGTCGAGATGCCGGTGCTCAATATCTTCGCCGAGCAGGACCATCTGGTGCCGCCGGACGCGTCGCGTGCGCTGCACGGGCTCGTCGGCACGCAGGACTATTCGGAACTGTCGTTCCGTGGCGGGCATATCGGCATCTACGTGTCGGGCCGCGCGCAGACGCAGGTGCCGTCGGCGATCCACGACTGGCTGGCGCAGCGCGCATGA
- a CDS encoding sensor histidine kinase: MLRDLNHNRLLRIAGLFTWAVIGLPLLMLSLAPVEQLTDGGVRVALDSWPSWAAWAVFGLSYAWLTRGLGERRVRAFDQLLVLLLAGSAIAISYYSQSGLGSILLMIVACVLPWLLPLWVGVALLVACEFVIVPVYVRGFDFTWPEAVLQAALYVGFTGFAFVTGFVAHQQAQARENQRRLNAELRATRALLAESVRVNERTRISRELHDLLGHHLTALSLNLEIASHLASGQAQEHVGQAQTLAKLLLSDVREAVSQLRDDDAIDMRATLLPLAEHVPSLQVDMQLPVQFVVDDPERAHVLLRCTQEIITNAVRHSGASLLRLRYSQDRDTIRVDARDDGRGAEAARIGNGLTGMRERLAAYGGTLHVETAPDRGFVLKLELPLADATGLRDAARRGEAQSPA, from the coding sequence ATGCTCCGTGATCTGAACCACAATCGTCTGCTCCGCATCGCCGGCCTGTTTACCTGGGCGGTGATCGGCCTGCCGTTGCTGATGCTGTCGCTGGCGCCGGTGGAGCAGTTGACCGACGGCGGTGTGCGCGTGGCGCTCGACAGCTGGCCGAGCTGGGCGGCGTGGGCGGTGTTCGGACTGAGCTATGCCTGGCTCACCCGCGGGCTCGGCGAGCGCCGTGTCCGCGCATTCGACCAGCTGCTGGTGCTGCTGCTGGCCGGCAGTGCGATCGCGATCAGTTATTACAGCCAGAGCGGCCTGGGCAGCATCCTGCTGATGATCGTGGCCTGCGTGCTGCCGTGGCTGCTGCCGCTGTGGGTGGGGGTGGCGCTGCTGGTGGCCTGCGAGTTCGTCATCGTGCCGGTCTACGTGCGCGGCTTCGATTTCACCTGGCCCGAGGCGGTGCTGCAGGCAGCGCTGTATGTCGGCTTCACCGGCTTCGCCTTCGTCACCGGCTTCGTCGCCCACCAGCAGGCGCAAGCGCGCGAGAACCAGCGTCGGCTCAACGCCGAGCTGCGCGCGACCCGCGCATTGCTGGCCGAAAGCGTGCGCGTCAACGAACGCACGCGCATCTCGCGCGAACTGCACGATCTGCTCGGCCACCATCTCACCGCGCTGAGCCTCAACCTCGAAATCGCCAGCCATCTCGCCAGCGGCCAGGCGCAGGAACACGTGGGGCAGGCGCAGACGCTGGCCAAGCTGCTGCTCAGCGATGTGCGCGAGGCGGTGAGCCAGTTGCGCGACGACGATGCGATCGACATGCGCGCGACCCTGCTGCCGCTGGCCGAGCACGTGCCCAGCCTGCAGGTCGACATGCAGTTGCCGGTGCAGTTCGTCGTCGACGATCCCGAGCGCGCGCACGTGCTGCTGCGCTGTACGCAGGAAATCATCACCAATGCCGTGCGCCATTCCGGCGCCAGCCTCCTGCGCCTGCGCTACAGCCAGGACCGCGACACGATCCGCGTCGACGCGCGCGACGACGGTCGCGGCGCGGAGGCGGCGCGCATCGGCAACGGCCTGACCGGCATGCGCGAGCGGCTGGCGGCCTACGGCGGCACCTTGCATGTGGAAACCGCGCCCGATCGCGGTTTCGTACTCAAACTGGAACTGCCGCTGGCGGATGCGACCGGGCTGCGCGATGCTGCGCGGCGGGGCGAAGCGCAGTCGCCGGCATGA